TCGAGGAAGAGGGTGCCCCCGTGGGCCTGCTCGAAGCGGCCGGGGCGACGCGCGGTGGCTCCAGAGAAGGCGCCCTTCTCGTGGCCGAAGAGCTCGCTCTCCAGCAGCGTGGCGGGGATGGCCGCGCAGTTGATGGCCACGAAGCGCCCCTTGCGCCCCGAGGCCAGGTGGAGGGCTCGGGCCACGCGCTCCTTGCCGGTGCCCGTCTCGCCGGTGATGAGGACGGCCGCGTCGCTCGGGCCCACGCGGGCGATGAGCCTACGCAGGTTCTCCATGGCGGGGCTCTCGCCGACGAGGTGGCCGGGGCGGGCCAGCTCCTCCAGCAGCCGCTGGCGCTCCTCTCTCAACGAGTCCAGCGCCAGCGCGTTGCGCAGGGCGGTGAGCAGGCGCTCGGGGGAGGGCGGCTTCTCCACGAAGTCGGTGGCGCCCAGCTTCAGGGCCTGGACGGCCTCGGCGGGAGAGGCCTCGCCGGAGAGCACCACCACGGGAGCGGGCAGGGGACGAGGCAGCCGCGCGAGCAGCTCCAGTCCCGTCTCCCCGGGCATGCGCAGGTCCAGGAGCACCAGGTCCGGCGGGCCCTCGGGAGCGTCGAGCAGGCGCGAGGCCTCGGCGGCGGAGCGGGCCTCCAGGGGCTGGAATCCTTCGTCCGACAGCAGTCCGCGCAGGCCCTTGAGGACGCCGGGGTCATCATCGACGAGGAGGATGCGAGGTCCGGGCTTCATGTCACGGCCCTGTCAGGGAGAGGTCCACGCAGGCCAGCGTACCCCCATCGGAGGCGAAAGCCGTGCCATGTGGTGCCCGTCGGTGGCCGGCCTCGACACCCTTCGGACGCGACAGAGGCCTCCGAGGGCCCGGTGGCGGCGAGCATCCGCCGAACTGGTATGCCTGTCATACCAGTTGGGCCAGCTTTCGGCCGGCAGGGGGAGGCGAGCATCCGCCGAACTGGTATGCCTGTCATACCAGTTGGGCCAGCTTTCGGCCGACAGGGGGAGGCGGAGGGGGCCACCCGGTGGCTCGTGAAGCCCGTGCCCTGGCCTCATGGCGTGGGCGGTGCCAGCGGCAGGTCCACGAGCGCCAGCGTTCCGCCTCCGGGGGCGGGCTCGAGGCGCAGGGTGCCGCCATGCTCGTGGGCGATCTTCTGCGCGATGGGCAGGCCCAGCCCGCTGCCCTCCGGCTTGGTGCTGAAGAGGCCCCGGGTGAGGGCGGCGCCTTCCAGCACGGCGGGGATGCCCGTGCCCCCATCCCGGATGGTGACGCGGAGCCTGGACGGCTGGGGCTCCACCGCGATGCGGACCGGAGAGGCTCCCGGAGCCGAGGCCTCCGTCGCGTTCTTCACCAGGTTGCCGAACAGTCGCCGCAGCCCGTCTGGATCCGCTTGGAGGGTGAACTCCCCACCCGGCGCCAGCTCCACGGGCACGGGCGAGGTGCCCTGGTACAGCGTGCACACCTCGGCGAGCAGCGGCCTCAGGGCCACGGGCTGGAAGCGGGGCGCGGGCAGGCGGGCGAAGGCGGAGAAGCTCTGCGTCATCCGCATGAGCAGCTCCACCTCCTCCTGGAGCAGCGCGACGGCCTCCGAGATGCGCGCCGCGTCGGGAGGTGAAGACCCATCCGAGCGGGACAGTCGGGCCAGCGAGAGCTTCATGGCCGTGAGCGGGTTCTTCAGCTCGTGGGCCAGCGCCCGGGCGATGTCCTGCCAGGCGGCGATCTGCTCGGCGGCCTTGAGGCGCTCGCGCTGGGCGAGCAGCTCCTGGCCCATGCGGTTGAAGCCGGCGAAGAGGAACTGGAACTCGTCACGCGGGTGCTCGGGCGCCGGCAGGCGGATGGACAGGTCTCCCCGCGCATAGGTCGCCATGCCCTGGGTGAGCGTGGTGACGGGACGCGAGAGTGCCCGCCCGAGCAGCGCCGCGGCCAGGGCGAGCACCACCGCCGAGACCAGCACGAGCGCGGCGATGAACATGGGCACCCGCCGCACGAGCGCCCCTCGCGCCAGCTCCGCCTGCGCCAGGTTGAGGCGTGCCTCGTCCAGCGGAGCCTGTGAGATGCCCCGGCGCTCCAGCTCGCCCGACACCTCATCGAGGACGCGCTCCACGGGGGCCACGGACACCGACAGGAGCCGCTCCAGTGCGCTCCGCGCGAGCAGCCCCATCAGCACGAGCGGGACGAGCCCCGCCACCAGCATCACGGCCAGCAGCCGACGACGGAAGCGGTGAGGAGGCGCCGAGAGGGCGGGAGGAGCCATGGAGGACACACGGACCGCGCAGGAGAACGCGGCAGTGCTACCACCAAGTGCCCCGCTTCAGGGCTCGAACGGTGCTCCTCCCGAGAGGGCCTCGCGGCTCAGGCGGCCTTCAGGCCGGGCCGGGTAGAGGCGGTGGTGGCCTTCGTCGTCTCGAGCAGGAAGTCCACCAGGCTGCCCACGGTGTCCTGCCCGGGGCGCAGGGCTCGGATGAACCACGGGGTGAACGCGCGACCCTCGCCTGTTACCTCGGTCTGGAGCCGAGACATCAGCGAGTCCAGGTGGCTGGGGGTCAGGTCGAGATCGCCCGTCAGCGAAGCCGCCTCGGTGACGCGGCTCGGGTGGAGGCCCGGGCGGCTGTCCAGGATGATGCGGCGGACGTGATCGAGAGTCTTCTGCCGGTACATAGATTCCTCAGGTTGTGGTGCAGGGGCCGTCCCCCCGTGCAACCGGGCACATTTCTAAAAATTCCTCGAATTCATGTCAAACCAGTAATTTGAGGAAAATTAGCCAGACTTGCTCAGTGGATAATTCCAGTAAGACGGGTGGCGCTGCACGCAGGTGGGCTGCCCTCGTGGGGCTGGGACGCGAGGCCTGATAGCCTCGGAGCGGATGGCTCGCCTTCTCGCTCCGTCCCAGAGTTGGCTGTTCGGCCGCGGAGTGGATCTCACCGTCTTCGCCGGGGTTGCACTCGTGTCCGTGGCGCTGGTGCTCGCGGCCCCGTGGCTCGGCGCGGTGGGCGATACGCCCCTGTGGGCCTGGGTGCTGCTCGTCGTCTGCGTGGACGTGGCCCACGTCTGGTCCACGGTGTTCCGCACCTATCTCGATGGCGAGGAGCTGAGCCGACGGCCCGCGCTCTACATCATCGCCCCGCTCGGGGCCTATGTGCTCGGCGTGCTGGCCCACCTGGTGTCCGCCGGCCTGTTCTGGCGGCTCTTCGCGTACGTGGCCCTGCTCCACTTCGTGCGCCAGCAGTACGGGTGGGTGGCCCTCTATGATCGGAAGGCCCGCGTCTCGGACTTCGAGCGCCGCCTGGATGCCGCCGCCATCTACGCGGCCACGCTGGGGCCCGTCGTCTGGTGGCACGCCCACCTCCCGCGCGCCTTCTGGTGGTTCGTGGAGAACGACTTCATCTCCGGGCTGCCCGCGTGGGTGGGGACGGTGGCGCTGGCCGTCCACGGGCTGGTGCTGGTGGCCTGGGCCGGCTTCCAGGCGGCTCGGGTGGTGCGCGGCGAGGGGCTCCAGGTCGGCAAGGTGCTGCTCGTGCTGGCCACATGGGTGACGTGGTTCGGCGGCATCGTCCTGGCCCAGGATGACTTCACCTTCACGGTGATGAACATCCTCCTCCACGGCGTGCCGTACTTCGCGCTCCTGTTCCGCTACGCGCGCGGGCGGCAGGCCGAGGGCGGGTATGGGCCCTTCTCCCTGCTGGTGCGCGCGGGGCTGCCCGCGTTCCTCCTCTTCCTCGTGGCGCTGGCCTGGGGGGAGGAACTGCTCTGGGATCGGCTCATCTGGCACGACCGGCCCGCCCTCTTCGGCGACAGCGGCCTGTCCCTGCCCCCGGACCTGCTGGCGCTCGTGGTGCCGCTGCTCGCGCTGCCCCAGGCGACGCACTACCTGCTGGATGCCTTCGTCTGGAAGCCGAGCCGGGATCCAGCGCTCCTGGCCCGCCTGGGGTGGGCTCCCGGGGCGCGAGAAGGTTCGCCACGTGGCACCGTGACACCGTCGCCGGTAGCCATGGCGCGTCCCGCCGAG
The DNA window shown above is from Hyalangium gracile and carries:
- a CDS encoding sigma-54-dependent transcriptional regulator gives rise to the protein MKPGPRILLVDDDPGVLKGLRGLLSDEGFQPLEARSAAEASRLLDAPEGPPDLVLLDLRMPGETGLELLARLPRPLPAPVVVLSGEASPAEAVQALKLGATDFVEKPPSPERLLTALRNALALDSLREERQRLLEELARPGHLVGESPAMENLRRLIARVGPSDAAVLITGETGTGKERVARALHLASGRKGRFVAINCAAIPATLLESELFGHEKGAFSGATARRPGRFEQAHGGTLFLDELGDMPLELQAKLLRALETKEVERLGGTAPIAVDVRILAATHQDLSRAVKEGRFRQDLFFRLNVMPLAVPPLRERPEDLLPLARAFAAEIAGPHVALEVAPGAEMALRAYRWPGNVRELRNYIERLNLLRGTGPLTLTSESLEGSAPQPPRTGPLTFGEKGYREHVEDFERDLIRAALAEGGSIAAAARLLRMDRGNLHRRIKALGLPVS
- a CDS encoding sensor histidine kinase; amino-acid sequence: MAPPALSAPPHRFRRRLLAVMLVAGLVPLVLMGLLARSALERLLSVSVAPVERVLDEVSGELERRGISQAPLDEARLNLAQAELARGALVRRVPMFIAALVLVSAVVLALAAALLGRALSRPVTTLTQGMATYARGDLSIRLPAPEHPRDEFQFLFAGFNRMGQELLAQRERLKAAEQIAAWQDIARALAHELKNPLTAMKLSLARLSRSDGSSPPDAARISEAVALLQEEVELLMRMTQSFSAFARLPAPRFQPVALRPLLAEVCTLYQGTSPVPVELAPGGEFTLQADPDGLRRLFGNLVKNATEASAPGASPVRIAVEPQPSRLRVTIRDGGTGIPAVLEGAALTRGLFSTKPEGSGLGLPIAQKIAHEHGGTLRLEPAPGGGTLALVDLPLAPPTP